Proteins from a genomic interval of Arachis hypogaea cultivar Tifrunner chromosome 10, arahy.Tifrunner.gnm2.J5K5, whole genome shotgun sequence:
- the LOC112714449 gene encoding uncharacterized protein isoform X1 translates to MANPWFHVSVFFLSFYYTFALLSTDDESALLAFKSSITSDPNHMLGNWSTSSSSSLCNWVGVICDSDNGRVKSLNLSNMGLVGTIPPHVGNLSFLEELDLKGNNFHGMLPQEMFSLQQLRLLNLSSNAFGGSIPQSVSSLSNLVEFDCSSNLINGTIPPVIGQLRQLKLFNFENNSLSGIIPPTVSNLTLLEVFNLGSNFISGEIPREVGDLTKLRRMRFDHNKLSGKIPATLFNMSVLYDFILHFNDLSGTLPSNICQGLPQLSYLYLNENDLSGKMPTVWHNCQELIHVNLSVNGFDKGPMPSDFGNLTKLQYLYLDDNNLEGEVPFSLLNISSLVIMSLMENKLKGQLPSDMCHLLPQLECLYLDTNQFEGIIPRSISRCTQLKVLRLMYNQFTGTIPGELADLNNLQYLMLGFNKLSGTIPLKLLNSTALRLLYLSYNSLSGTLPSDKGYNLPNLDQLHLTGNKFVGTIPSGLFNATLLTKLDLSENQFSGVMPAAFRDLTILEVLHIGGNNLTTDNDSHELDFLTSLTSSTHLRRIILSNNPLNATLPKSIGNLSQSLVLFQADNCGIYGNIPMEVGNITSLWNLNLYGNNISGPIPTTIKRLQNLQSLNLSYNGLQGSIIDELCEIMSLSVLALSSNKLSGAIPACLGNMASLRKVYMDSNKLNSGIPSSFWNLNDILEVNLSSNALTGQLSPGIEKLRALVLLDLSRNDISGDIPAISSLALQNLSLASNKLQGSIPESLGQLVSLNSLDLSQNLLSGSIPKSLVSLTFLKYINLSYNNLQGEIPSGGPFANFTAQSFMHNEALCGNPRLQVPPCAKQDGKSSRLKLILAICIPLVLVLIILILAYIIVRRHRIKDVENPAEKNSSDLGAAKRISYYELVQATNGFNESNLIGKGGFGSVYQGMLSSGMIVAIKVINVDLEATSKSFDAECNAMRNLRHRNLVKVITSCSNDEFKSLVMEFMPNGSLDKWLYSHNYCLDFLQRLNIMLDVASALEYLHYGSSIPVVHCDLKPSNVLLDQEMVAHVSDFGIAKLLDEGQSITHTKTMATLGYVAPEYGSKGIISIKGDVYSYGIMLMEVFTRKMPTDDMFAAELSLKSWINNSMPNSVMEVVDSNLIQLYGDEDIDVVLPHISSVLRLALSCCTDSAEERIKMTDVVAALTKIKNEFTLMKE, encoded by the exons ATGGCCAACCCATGGTTTCATGTCTCTGTTTTCTTCCTCTCTTTTTATTACACCTTTGCTTTGTTATCTACTGATGATGAATCTGCTCTTCTTGCATTCAAATCCTCCATTACTTCAGACCCAAATCACATGCTTGGTAACTGGTCAacctcttcatcatcttctttatGCAACTGGGTTGGTGTCATTTGCGATTCGGACAACGGAAGAGTGAAGTCTCTGAATCTTAGTAACATGGGTCTCGTAGGTACCATTCCCCCTCACGTGGGGAACCTCTCTTTCCTTGAGGAGCTTGACCTCAAAGGCAACAACTTTCATGGTATGTTGCCGCAGGAGATGTTTTCtttgcaacaactaaggttgctCAACTTGAGTTCCAACGCGTTTGGTGGTTCCATTCCTCAATCTGTGTCCAGCTTGTCCAACTTGGTCGAATTCGATTGTTCATCAAATCTCATCAATGGAACTATTCCACCCGTGATTGGCCAACTTCGCCAATTGAAGCTCTTCAATTTTGAGAATAACTCACTTTCTGGAATTATACCACCAACAgtttccaacctcactttgcttGAAGTATTCAACCTTGGTTCTAACTTCATATCAG GAGAAATTCCAAGAGAGGTGGGTGATCTTACTAAACTAAGGAGAATGAGATTTGATCACAATAAGCTTAGTGGCAAAATTCCAGCAACATTATTCAACATGTCAGTGTTGTATGATTTCATTCTTCACTTCAATGATCTTTCTGGCACTCTTCCATCAAACATTTGTCAAGGCCTTCCCCAACTTTCTTACCTTTATCTCAACGAAAATGATCTCTCTGGTAAGATGCCAACTGTTTGGCATAACTGCCAAGAGTTGATCCATGTTAATCTATCCGTCAATGGTTTCGATAAAGGTCCCATGCCAAGCGATTTCGGGAACTTGACTAAGCTTCAGTATTTATATCTTGATGATAATAACTTGGAAG gtgAGGTTCCATTCTCCCTTTTAAACATCTCTTCTTTGGTGATAATGAGCCTTATGGAGAACAAGTTAAAGGGGCAGCTTCCAAGTGATATGTGTCATTTGCTCCCTCAACTGGAATGTTTGTACCTAGATACCAATCAATTTGAAGGGATCATTCCAAGATCAATTAGCAgatgcacacaactcaaagtttTAAGACTAATGTATAACCAGTTTACAG GTACCATACCAGGTGAGCTTGCTGATCTGAACAATCTTCAGTATCTTATGCTTGGATTTAACAAATTGAGTGGAACTATTCCTCTAAAGCTTCTGAATAGTACAGCTTTGAGATTGTTGTATCTTTCTTACAATTCTCTCTCAGGCACTCTTCCATCAGACAAAGGCTATAACCTTCCTAACCTGGATCAACTGCACTTGACTGGGAACAAATTTGTTGGAACCATTCCAAGTGGTTTATTCAATGCTACTTTGCTCACTAAACTGGACTTGAGTGAGAATCAATTCAGCGGAGTCATGCCAGCTGCGTTTCGAGATCTAACCATACTCGAAGTTCTCCATATAGGTGGCAATAACTTGACAACCGATAATGATTCTCATGAACTCGACTTCCTTACTTCCTTGACAAGTTCTACACATTTGAGAAGGATAATCCTATCTAACAATCCTTTAAATGCAACTCTTCCTAAATCAATTGGAAACTTGTCCCAATCTTTGGTACTCTTTCAAGCAGATAATTGTGGAATCTATGGCAACATTCCAATGGAAGTAGGAAACATAACTAGCCTgtggaatttgaatttatatggGAATAATATATCTGGACCAATTCCTACTACAATCAAAAGGTTACAGAACCTTCAGTCTTTGAATCTGAGCTACAATGGATTGCAGGGATCCATCATTGATGAGCTTTGTGAAATCATGAGTTTAAGTGTGCTAGCTTTATCAAGCAACAAGCTTTCTGGAGCAATACCAGCATGCTTGGGAAATATGGCTTCTCTTAGAAAGGTTTACATGGATTCTAATAAATTGAACTCGGGGATTCCATCTTCTTTTTGGAATCTCAATGACATCTTAGAGGTGAACCTGTCCTCCAATGCTTTAACTGGACAACTTTCACCAGGGATAGAAAAATTGAGAGCTCTTGTACTATTGGATCTATCAAGAAATGACATTTCAGGTGACATTCCTGCAATAAGTTCACTAGCTCTGCAAAATCTTTCCTTGGCAAGCAACAAGTTGCAAGGTTCCATTCCTGAATCACTTGGTCAGTTGGTAAGCTTAAACTCTTTGGACTTGTCTCAAAATCTTTTGTCTGGTTCCATTCCAAAATCCTTAGTGTCCCTTACTTTTCTTAAATACATCAACTTGTCCTACAATAACTTGCAAGGAGAGATTCCCAGTGGTGGACCTTTTGCCAATTTCACTGCTCAATCTTTCATGCATAATGAAGCACTCTGTGGTAACCCTCGCTTACAAGTCCCTCCATGTGCTAAACAAGATGGCAAAAGTTCAAGGCTAAAACTGATTTTAGCCATTTGCATACCCCTTGTACTAGTGTTAATCATTTTGATTCTTGCATACATAATTGTTCGCCGACATAGAATAAAAGATGTTGAGAATCCAGCTGAAAAGAATTCATCAGACTTGGGAGCAGCAAAAAGGATTTCCTACTATGAACTTGTCCAAGCAACCAATGGATTTAATGAGAGTAACTTAATTGGAAAGGGAGGTTTTGGTTCTGTGTATCAAGGCATGCTCTCTAGTGGGATGATAGTTGCCATTAAAGTGATTAACGTGGACTTGGAAGCAACATCCAAGAGCTTTGATGCAGAATGCAATGCAATGCGCAATTTACGCCATCGAAATCTTGTTAAGGTTATCACTAGTTGCTCAAATGATGAGTTCAAATCTTTGGTGATGGAATTCATGCCAAATGGAAGCCTGGACAAATGGTTGTATTCACATAACTATTGCCTAGATTTCTTGCAAAGGTTGAATATAATGTTGGATGTGGCATCTGCATTGGAATATCTTCATTATGGTTCTTCAATACCAGTTGTTCATTGTGATCTGAAGCCTAGTAATGTCTTACTAGATCAAGAAATGGTTGCACATGTTAGTGACTTTGGCATTGCCAAGCTCTTGGATGAAGGACAATCCATAACACATACTAAGACCATGGCTACACTAGGCTATGTTGCACCAG AATATGGATCTAAAGGAATTATTTCAATCAAAGGAGATGTGTACAGCTATGGAATCATGCTAATGGAAGTATTCACAAGAAAAATGCCAACAGATGATATGTTTGCTGCAGAGTTGAGCTTGAAAAGTTGGATCAACAACTCAATGCCAAATTCAGTGATGGAAGTTGTGGACTCTAATTTAATACAACTATATGGTGATGAAGATATTGATGTTGTATTGCCTCATATATCATCTGTGTTGAGATTAGCTTTGAGTTGTTGTACAGATTCAGCTGAAGAACGAATTAAAATGACAGATGTGGTTGCAGCATTAACCAAGATCAAGAATGAGTTCACCTTAATGAAAGAATGA
- the LOC112714449 gene encoding uncharacterized protein isoform X3, whose product MANPWFHVSVFFLSFYYTFALLSTDDESALLAFKSSITSDPNHMLGNWSTSSSSSLCNWVGVICDSDNGRVKSLNLSNMGLVGTIPPHVGNLSFLEELDLKGNNFHGMLPQEMFSLQQLRLLNLSSNAFGGSIPQSVSSLSNLVEFDCSSNLINGTIPPVIGQLRQLKLFNFENNSLSGIIPPTVSNLTLLEVFNLGSNFISGEIPREVGDLTKLRRMRFDHNKLSGKIPATLFNMSVLYDFILHFNDLSGTLPSNICQGLPQLSYLYLNENDLSGKMPTVWHNCQELIHVNLSVNGFDKGPMPSDFGNLTKLQYLYLDDNNLEGEVPFSLLNISSLVIMSLMENKLKGQLPSDMCHLLPQLECLYLDTNQFEGIIPRSISRCTQLKVLRLMYNQFTGTLPSDKGYNLPNLDQLHLTGNKFVGTIPSGLFNATLLTKLDLSENQFSGVMPAAFRDLTILEVLHIGGNNLTTDNDSHELDFLTSLTSSTHLRRIILSNNPLNATLPKSIGNLSQSLVLFQADNCGIYGNIPMEVGNITSLWNLNLYGNNISGPIPTTIKRLQNLQSLNLSYNGLQGSIIDELCEIMSLSVLALSSNKLSGAIPACLGNMASLRKVYMDSNKLNSGIPSSFWNLNDILEVNLSSNALTGQLSPGIEKLRALVLLDLSRNDISGDIPAISSLALQNLSLASNKLQGSIPESLGQLVSLNSLDLSQNLLSGSIPKSLVSLTFLKYINLSYNNLQGEIPSGGPFANFTAQSFMHNEALCGNPRLQVPPCAKQDGKSSRLKLILAICIPLVLVLIILILAYIIVRRHRIKDVENPAEKNSSDLGAAKRISYYELVQATNGFNESNLIGKGGFGSVYQGMLSSGMIVAIKVINVDLEATSKSFDAECNAMRNLRHRNLVKVITSCSNDEFKSLVMEFMPNGSLDKWLYSHNYCLDFLQRLNIMLDVASALEYLHYGSSIPVVHCDLKPSNVLLDQEMVAHVSDFGIAKLLDEGQSITHTKTMATLGYVAPEYGSKGIISIKGDVYSYGIMLMEVFTRKMPTDDMFAAELSLKSWINNSMPNSVMEVVDSNLIQLYGDEDIDVVLPHISSVLRLALSCCTDSAEERIKMTDVVAALTKIKNEFTLMKE is encoded by the exons ATGGCCAACCCATGGTTTCATGTCTCTGTTTTCTTCCTCTCTTTTTATTACACCTTTGCTTTGTTATCTACTGATGATGAATCTGCTCTTCTTGCATTCAAATCCTCCATTACTTCAGACCCAAATCACATGCTTGGTAACTGGTCAacctcttcatcatcttctttatGCAACTGGGTTGGTGTCATTTGCGATTCGGACAACGGAAGAGTGAAGTCTCTGAATCTTAGTAACATGGGTCTCGTAGGTACCATTCCCCCTCACGTGGGGAACCTCTCTTTCCTTGAGGAGCTTGACCTCAAAGGCAACAACTTTCATGGTATGTTGCCGCAGGAGATGTTTTCtttgcaacaactaaggttgctCAACTTGAGTTCCAACGCGTTTGGTGGTTCCATTCCTCAATCTGTGTCCAGCTTGTCCAACTTGGTCGAATTCGATTGTTCATCAAATCTCATCAATGGAACTATTCCACCCGTGATTGGCCAACTTCGCCAATTGAAGCTCTTCAATTTTGAGAATAACTCACTTTCTGGAATTATACCACCAACAgtttccaacctcactttgcttGAAGTATTCAACCTTGGTTCTAACTTCATATCAG GAGAAATTCCAAGAGAGGTGGGTGATCTTACTAAACTAAGGAGAATGAGATTTGATCACAATAAGCTTAGTGGCAAAATTCCAGCAACATTATTCAACATGTCAGTGTTGTATGATTTCATTCTTCACTTCAATGATCTTTCTGGCACTCTTCCATCAAACATTTGTCAAGGCCTTCCCCAACTTTCTTACCTTTATCTCAACGAAAATGATCTCTCTGGTAAGATGCCAACTGTTTGGCATAACTGCCAAGAGTTGATCCATGTTAATCTATCCGTCAATGGTTTCGATAAAGGTCCCATGCCAAGCGATTTCGGGAACTTGACTAAGCTTCAGTATTTATATCTTGATGATAATAACTTGGAAG gtgAGGTTCCATTCTCCCTTTTAAACATCTCTTCTTTGGTGATAATGAGCCTTATGGAGAACAAGTTAAAGGGGCAGCTTCCAAGTGATATGTGTCATTTGCTCCCTCAACTGGAATGTTTGTACCTAGATACCAATCAATTTGAAGGGATCATTCCAAGATCAATTAGCAgatgcacacaactcaaagtttTAAGACTAATGTATAACCAGTTTACAG GCACTCTTCCATCAGACAAAGGCTATAACCTTCCTAACCTGGATCAACTGCACTTGACTGGGAACAAATTTGTTGGAACCATTCCAAGTGGTTTATTCAATGCTACTTTGCTCACTAAACTGGACTTGAGTGAGAATCAATTCAGCGGAGTCATGCCAGCTGCGTTTCGAGATCTAACCATACTCGAAGTTCTCCATATAGGTGGCAATAACTTGACAACCGATAATGATTCTCATGAACTCGACTTCCTTACTTCCTTGACAAGTTCTACACATTTGAGAAGGATAATCCTATCTAACAATCCTTTAAATGCAACTCTTCCTAAATCAATTGGAAACTTGTCCCAATCTTTGGTACTCTTTCAAGCAGATAATTGTGGAATCTATGGCAACATTCCAATGGAAGTAGGAAACATAACTAGCCTgtggaatttgaatttatatggGAATAATATATCTGGACCAATTCCTACTACAATCAAAAGGTTACAGAACCTTCAGTCTTTGAATCTGAGCTACAATGGATTGCAGGGATCCATCATTGATGAGCTTTGTGAAATCATGAGTTTAAGTGTGCTAGCTTTATCAAGCAACAAGCTTTCTGGAGCAATACCAGCATGCTTGGGAAATATGGCTTCTCTTAGAAAGGTTTACATGGATTCTAATAAATTGAACTCGGGGATTCCATCTTCTTTTTGGAATCTCAATGACATCTTAGAGGTGAACCTGTCCTCCAATGCTTTAACTGGACAACTTTCACCAGGGATAGAAAAATTGAGAGCTCTTGTACTATTGGATCTATCAAGAAATGACATTTCAGGTGACATTCCTGCAATAAGTTCACTAGCTCTGCAAAATCTTTCCTTGGCAAGCAACAAGTTGCAAGGTTCCATTCCTGAATCACTTGGTCAGTTGGTAAGCTTAAACTCTTTGGACTTGTCTCAAAATCTTTTGTCTGGTTCCATTCCAAAATCCTTAGTGTCCCTTACTTTTCTTAAATACATCAACTTGTCCTACAATAACTTGCAAGGAGAGATTCCCAGTGGTGGACCTTTTGCCAATTTCACTGCTCAATCTTTCATGCATAATGAAGCACTCTGTGGTAACCCTCGCTTACAAGTCCCTCCATGTGCTAAACAAGATGGCAAAAGTTCAAGGCTAAAACTGATTTTAGCCATTTGCATACCCCTTGTACTAGTGTTAATCATTTTGATTCTTGCATACATAATTGTTCGCCGACATAGAATAAAAGATGTTGAGAATCCAGCTGAAAAGAATTCATCAGACTTGGGAGCAGCAAAAAGGATTTCCTACTATGAACTTGTCCAAGCAACCAATGGATTTAATGAGAGTAACTTAATTGGAAAGGGAGGTTTTGGTTCTGTGTATCAAGGCATGCTCTCTAGTGGGATGATAGTTGCCATTAAAGTGATTAACGTGGACTTGGAAGCAACATCCAAGAGCTTTGATGCAGAATGCAATGCAATGCGCAATTTACGCCATCGAAATCTTGTTAAGGTTATCACTAGTTGCTCAAATGATGAGTTCAAATCTTTGGTGATGGAATTCATGCCAAATGGAAGCCTGGACAAATGGTTGTATTCACATAACTATTGCCTAGATTTCTTGCAAAGGTTGAATATAATGTTGGATGTGGCATCTGCATTGGAATATCTTCATTATGGTTCTTCAATACCAGTTGTTCATTGTGATCTGAAGCCTAGTAATGTCTTACTAGATCAAGAAATGGTTGCACATGTTAGTGACTTTGGCATTGCCAAGCTCTTGGATGAAGGACAATCCATAACACATACTAAGACCATGGCTACACTAGGCTATGTTGCACCAG AATATGGATCTAAAGGAATTATTTCAATCAAAGGAGATGTGTACAGCTATGGAATCATGCTAATGGAAGTATTCACAAGAAAAATGCCAACAGATGATATGTTTGCTGCAGAGTTGAGCTTGAAAAGTTGGATCAACAACTCAATGCCAAATTCAGTGATGGAAGTTGTGGACTCTAATTTAATACAACTATATGGTGATGAAGATATTGATGTTGTATTGCCTCATATATCATCTGTGTTGAGATTAGCTTTGAGTTGTTGTACAGATTCAGCTGAAGAACGAATTAAAATGACAGATGTGGTTGCAGCATTAACCAAGATCAAGAATGAGTTCACCTTAATGAAAGAATGA
- the LOC112714449 gene encoding uncharacterized protein isoform X2, translating into MANPWFHVSVFFLSFYYTFALLSTDDESALLAFKSSITSDPNHMLGNWSTSSSSSLCNWVGVICDSDNGRVKSLNLSNMGLVGTIPPHVGNLSFLEELDLKGNNFHGMLPQEMFSLQQLRLLNLSSNAFGGSIPQSVSSLSNLVEFDCSSNLINGTIPPVIGQLRQLKLFNFENNSLSGIIPPTVSNLTLLEVFNLGSNFISGEIPREVGDLTKLRRMRFDHNKLSGKIPATLFNMSVLYDFILHFNDLSGTLPSNICQGLPQLSYLYLNENDLSGKMPTVWHNCQELIHVNLSVNGFDKGPMPSDFGNLTKLQYLYLDDNNLEGEVPFSLLNISSLVIMSLMENKLKGQLPSDMCHLLPQLECLYLDTNQFEGIIPRSISRCTQLKVLRLMYNQFTGTIPGTLPSDKGYNLPNLDQLHLTGNKFVGTIPSGLFNATLLTKLDLSENQFSGVMPAAFRDLTILEVLHIGGNNLTTDNDSHELDFLTSLTSSTHLRRIILSNNPLNATLPKSIGNLSQSLVLFQADNCGIYGNIPMEVGNITSLWNLNLYGNNISGPIPTTIKRLQNLQSLNLSYNGLQGSIIDELCEIMSLSVLALSSNKLSGAIPACLGNMASLRKVYMDSNKLNSGIPSSFWNLNDILEVNLSSNALTGQLSPGIEKLRALVLLDLSRNDISGDIPAISSLALQNLSLASNKLQGSIPESLGQLVSLNSLDLSQNLLSGSIPKSLVSLTFLKYINLSYNNLQGEIPSGGPFANFTAQSFMHNEALCGNPRLQVPPCAKQDGKSSRLKLILAICIPLVLVLIILILAYIIVRRHRIKDVENPAEKNSSDLGAAKRISYYELVQATNGFNESNLIGKGGFGSVYQGMLSSGMIVAIKVINVDLEATSKSFDAECNAMRNLRHRNLVKVITSCSNDEFKSLVMEFMPNGSLDKWLYSHNYCLDFLQRLNIMLDVASALEYLHYGSSIPVVHCDLKPSNVLLDQEMVAHVSDFGIAKLLDEGQSITHTKTMATLGYVAPEYGSKGIISIKGDVYSYGIMLMEVFTRKMPTDDMFAAELSLKSWINNSMPNSVMEVVDSNLIQLYGDEDIDVVLPHISSVLRLALSCCTDSAEERIKMTDVVAALTKIKNEFTLMKE; encoded by the exons ATGGCCAACCCATGGTTTCATGTCTCTGTTTTCTTCCTCTCTTTTTATTACACCTTTGCTTTGTTATCTACTGATGATGAATCTGCTCTTCTTGCATTCAAATCCTCCATTACTTCAGACCCAAATCACATGCTTGGTAACTGGTCAacctcttcatcatcttctttatGCAACTGGGTTGGTGTCATTTGCGATTCGGACAACGGAAGAGTGAAGTCTCTGAATCTTAGTAACATGGGTCTCGTAGGTACCATTCCCCCTCACGTGGGGAACCTCTCTTTCCTTGAGGAGCTTGACCTCAAAGGCAACAACTTTCATGGTATGTTGCCGCAGGAGATGTTTTCtttgcaacaactaaggttgctCAACTTGAGTTCCAACGCGTTTGGTGGTTCCATTCCTCAATCTGTGTCCAGCTTGTCCAACTTGGTCGAATTCGATTGTTCATCAAATCTCATCAATGGAACTATTCCACCCGTGATTGGCCAACTTCGCCAATTGAAGCTCTTCAATTTTGAGAATAACTCACTTTCTGGAATTATACCACCAACAgtttccaacctcactttgcttGAAGTATTCAACCTTGGTTCTAACTTCATATCAG GAGAAATTCCAAGAGAGGTGGGTGATCTTACTAAACTAAGGAGAATGAGATTTGATCACAATAAGCTTAGTGGCAAAATTCCAGCAACATTATTCAACATGTCAGTGTTGTATGATTTCATTCTTCACTTCAATGATCTTTCTGGCACTCTTCCATCAAACATTTGTCAAGGCCTTCCCCAACTTTCTTACCTTTATCTCAACGAAAATGATCTCTCTGGTAAGATGCCAACTGTTTGGCATAACTGCCAAGAGTTGATCCATGTTAATCTATCCGTCAATGGTTTCGATAAAGGTCCCATGCCAAGCGATTTCGGGAACTTGACTAAGCTTCAGTATTTATATCTTGATGATAATAACTTGGAAG gtgAGGTTCCATTCTCCCTTTTAAACATCTCTTCTTTGGTGATAATGAGCCTTATGGAGAACAAGTTAAAGGGGCAGCTTCCAAGTGATATGTGTCATTTGCTCCCTCAACTGGAATGTTTGTACCTAGATACCAATCAATTTGAAGGGATCATTCCAAGATCAATTAGCAgatgcacacaactcaaagtttTAAGACTAATGTATAACCAGTTTACAG GTACCATACCAG GCACTCTTCCATCAGACAAAGGCTATAACCTTCCTAACCTGGATCAACTGCACTTGACTGGGAACAAATTTGTTGGAACCATTCCAAGTGGTTTATTCAATGCTACTTTGCTCACTAAACTGGACTTGAGTGAGAATCAATTCAGCGGAGTCATGCCAGCTGCGTTTCGAGATCTAACCATACTCGAAGTTCTCCATATAGGTGGCAATAACTTGACAACCGATAATGATTCTCATGAACTCGACTTCCTTACTTCCTTGACAAGTTCTACACATTTGAGAAGGATAATCCTATCTAACAATCCTTTAAATGCAACTCTTCCTAAATCAATTGGAAACTTGTCCCAATCTTTGGTACTCTTTCAAGCAGATAATTGTGGAATCTATGGCAACATTCCAATGGAAGTAGGAAACATAACTAGCCTgtggaatttgaatttatatggGAATAATATATCTGGACCAATTCCTACTACAATCAAAAGGTTACAGAACCTTCAGTCTTTGAATCTGAGCTACAATGGATTGCAGGGATCCATCATTGATGAGCTTTGTGAAATCATGAGTTTAAGTGTGCTAGCTTTATCAAGCAACAAGCTTTCTGGAGCAATACCAGCATGCTTGGGAAATATGGCTTCTCTTAGAAAGGTTTACATGGATTCTAATAAATTGAACTCGGGGATTCCATCTTCTTTTTGGAATCTCAATGACATCTTAGAGGTGAACCTGTCCTCCAATGCTTTAACTGGACAACTTTCACCAGGGATAGAAAAATTGAGAGCTCTTGTACTATTGGATCTATCAAGAAATGACATTTCAGGTGACATTCCTGCAATAAGTTCACTAGCTCTGCAAAATCTTTCCTTGGCAAGCAACAAGTTGCAAGGTTCCATTCCTGAATCACTTGGTCAGTTGGTAAGCTTAAACTCTTTGGACTTGTCTCAAAATCTTTTGTCTGGTTCCATTCCAAAATCCTTAGTGTCCCTTACTTTTCTTAAATACATCAACTTGTCCTACAATAACTTGCAAGGAGAGATTCCCAGTGGTGGACCTTTTGCCAATTTCACTGCTCAATCTTTCATGCATAATGAAGCACTCTGTGGTAACCCTCGCTTACAAGTCCCTCCATGTGCTAAACAAGATGGCAAAAGTTCAAGGCTAAAACTGATTTTAGCCATTTGCATACCCCTTGTACTAGTGTTAATCATTTTGATTCTTGCATACATAATTGTTCGCCGACATAGAATAAAAGATGTTGAGAATCCAGCTGAAAAGAATTCATCAGACTTGGGAGCAGCAAAAAGGATTTCCTACTATGAACTTGTCCAAGCAACCAATGGATTTAATGAGAGTAACTTAATTGGAAAGGGAGGTTTTGGTTCTGTGTATCAAGGCATGCTCTCTAGTGGGATGATAGTTGCCATTAAAGTGATTAACGTGGACTTGGAAGCAACATCCAAGAGCTTTGATGCAGAATGCAATGCAATGCGCAATTTACGCCATCGAAATCTTGTTAAGGTTATCACTAGTTGCTCAAATGATGAGTTCAAATCTTTGGTGATGGAATTCATGCCAAATGGAAGCCTGGACAAATGGTTGTATTCACATAACTATTGCCTAGATTTCTTGCAAAGGTTGAATATAATGTTGGATGTGGCATCTGCATTGGAATATCTTCATTATGGTTCTTCAATACCAGTTGTTCATTGTGATCTGAAGCCTAGTAATGTCTTACTAGATCAAGAAATGGTTGCACATGTTAGTGACTTTGGCATTGCCAAGCTCTTGGATGAAGGACAATCCATAACACATACTAAGACCATGGCTACACTAGGCTATGTTGCACCAG AATATGGATCTAAAGGAATTATTTCAATCAAAGGAGATGTGTACAGCTATGGAATCATGCTAATGGAAGTATTCACAAGAAAAATGCCAACAGATGATATGTTTGCTGCAGAGTTGAGCTTGAAAAGTTGGATCAACAACTCAATGCCAAATTCAGTGATGGAAGTTGTGGACTCTAATTTAATACAACTATATGGTGATGAAGATATTGATGTTGTATTGCCTCATATATCATCTGTGTTGAGATTAGCTTTGAGTTGTTGTACAGATTCAGCTGAAGAACGAATTAAAATGACAGATGTGGTTGCAGCATTAACCAAGATCAAGAATGAGTTCACCTTAATGAAAGAATGA